In Mycobacterium stomatepiae, the following are encoded in one genomic region:
- a CDS encoding DUF1003 domain-containing protein, with the protein MAIQADGHRHNPQLIPRRLLRSGQIHHPAVLEEAKRRSDNFQLRLADRITAFAGSMNFVWLHAALFGVWMLFVEPSPWPTLTLVVSLEAIFLSTFVMIGQNRPGGLPAGQGRPRFSDSGAGAQDQHRAHPPDPCAHRGTAPTGHRGQRLRVKPVQRCEKHWHSE; encoded by the coding sequence ACGGCCATCGACACAACCCGCAATTGATTCCGCGCCGGCTGCTGCGCAGTGGACAGATCCATCACCCCGCGGTGCTAGAGGAAGCCAAGCGGCGCAGCGACAACTTTCAGCTGCGGCTGGCGGATCGGATCACAGCATTTGCCGGATCGATGAATTTCGTCTGGCTGCACGCGGCCCTGTTTGGCGTGTGGATGCTGTTTGTCGAACCCAGTCCATGGCCGACGCTGACCCTGGTCGTGTCCCTCGAGGCGATTTTCCTGTCGACGTTCGTGATGATCGGCCAGAACCGTCCAGGCGGCCTTCCAGCAGGCCAGGGCCGACCACGATTTTCAGACTCAGGAGCTGGAGCTCAAGACCAACACCGAGCTCACCCGCCAGATCCATGTGCTCACCGAGGAACTGCACCGACGGGTCATCGGGGGCAGCGCCTGAGGGTCAAGCCGGTTCAACGATGCGAAAAGCACTGGCACAGTGAGTGA